The Eleutherodactylus coqui strain aEleCoq1 chromosome 6, aEleCoq1.hap1, whole genome shotgun sequence genome window below encodes:
- the PRMT1 gene encoding protein arginine N-methyltransferase 1 isoform X2, translated as MAEASTCSMEVSCTQPESSVKPTAEEMTSKDYYFDSYAHFGIHEEMLKDEVRTLTYRNSMFHNRHLFKDKVVLDVGSGTGILCMFAAKAGAKKVIGIECSSISDYAIKIVKANKLDHIVTIIKGKVEEVELPVEKVDIIISEWMGYCLFYESMLNTVIYARDKWLTPDGLIFPDRATLYVTAIEDRQYKDYKIHWWENVYGFDMSCIKDVAIKEPLVDVVDPKQLVTNSCLIKEVDIYTVKVDDLSFTSPFCLQVKRNDYIHALVAYFNIEFTRCHKRTGFSTSPESPYTHWKQTVFYMEDYLTVKTGEEIFGTIGMKPNAKNNRDLDFTIDIDFKGQLCELSCSTDYRMR; from the exons ATGGCGGAGGCGAGCACCTGCAGTATGGAG GTTTCCTGTACACAACCAGAGAGCAGCGTGAAGCCAACGGCAGAAGAAATGACTTCTAAAGATTACTACTTTGACTCGTATGCACACTTTGGTATCCATGAG gaaatgTTAAAGGATGAAGTTCGGACGCTGACCTACCGGAACTCAATGTTTCACAATAGACACTTGTTTAAGGATAAGGTTGTCCTGGATGTGGGGAGTGGAACAGGGATCCTCTGCATGTTCGCAGCTAAAGCCGGGGCAAAGAAAGTCATTGGG ATTGAATGCTCAAGTATCTCTGACTATGCTATCAAGATAGTGAAGGCAAACAAACTGGATCACA TTGTAACAATCATCAAGGGTAAAGTGGAAGAAGTTGAACTGCCTGTTGAGAAAGTAGACATAATAATCAGTGAATGGATGGGATACTGTCTGTTCTACGAGTCCATGCTGAACACTGTAATCTATGCACGAGACAAATGGCTG ACACCTGATGGTCTTATATTCCCTGACCGTGCAACCCTCTATGTGACAGCTATTGAAGACAGGCAGTACAAAGACTACAAAATTCACT GGTGGGAGAATGTTTATGGATTTGACATGTCCTGCATTAAAGATGTAGCCATTAAGGAACCACTTGTTGATGTTGTTGACCCCAAACAGTTGGTTACAAATTCATGTCTCATCAAG GAAGTGGATATCTACACAGTGAAGGTGGATGACCTAAGCTTTacctctcccttctgcctccaagTGAAGAGAAATGACTACATCCATGCCCTTGTTGCTTATTTCAACATTGAGTTCACACGATGTCATAAGAGGACGGGCTTCTCTACTA GTCCAGAGTCTCCTTACACTCACTGGAAGCAGACTGTCTTCTACATGGAAGACTACTTGACTGTTAAAACTGGGGAGGAGATATTTGGAACAATAGGCATGAAGCCAAATGCCAAGAATAAT CGTGACTTGGATTTTACCATTGACATCGACTTCAAAGGCCAGCTGTGCGAATTGTCATGTTCCACAGACTACAGAATGCGCTGA
- the PRMT1 gene encoding protein arginine N-methyltransferase 1 isoform X1 codes for MAEASTCSMENFVAKLANGMNLSPAVEDVSCTQPESSVKPTAEEMTSKDYYFDSYAHFGIHEEMLKDEVRTLTYRNSMFHNRHLFKDKVVLDVGSGTGILCMFAAKAGAKKVIGIECSSISDYAIKIVKANKLDHIVTIIKGKVEEVELPVEKVDIIISEWMGYCLFYESMLNTVIYARDKWLTPDGLIFPDRATLYVTAIEDRQYKDYKIHWWENVYGFDMSCIKDVAIKEPLVDVVDPKQLVTNSCLIKEVDIYTVKVDDLSFTSPFCLQVKRNDYIHALVAYFNIEFTRCHKRTGFSTSPESPYTHWKQTVFYMEDYLTVKTGEEIFGTIGMKPNAKNNRDLDFTIDIDFKGQLCELSCSTDYRMR; via the exons ATGGCGGAGGCGAGCACCTGCAGTATGGAG AACTTTGTAGCCAAGTTGGCCAATGGAATGAACTTGTCGCCTGCTGTAGAAGAT GTTTCCTGTACACAACCAGAGAGCAGCGTGAAGCCAACGGCAGAAGAAATGACTTCTAAAGATTACTACTTTGACTCGTATGCACACTTTGGTATCCATGAG gaaatgTTAAAGGATGAAGTTCGGACGCTGACCTACCGGAACTCAATGTTTCACAATAGACACTTGTTTAAGGATAAGGTTGTCCTGGATGTGGGGAGTGGAACAGGGATCCTCTGCATGTTCGCAGCTAAAGCCGGGGCAAAGAAAGTCATTGGG ATTGAATGCTCAAGTATCTCTGACTATGCTATCAAGATAGTGAAGGCAAACAAACTGGATCACA TTGTAACAATCATCAAGGGTAAAGTGGAAGAAGTTGAACTGCCTGTTGAGAAAGTAGACATAATAATCAGTGAATGGATGGGATACTGTCTGTTCTACGAGTCCATGCTGAACACTGTAATCTATGCACGAGACAAATGGCTG ACACCTGATGGTCTTATATTCCCTGACCGTGCAACCCTCTATGTGACAGCTATTGAAGACAGGCAGTACAAAGACTACAAAATTCACT GGTGGGAGAATGTTTATGGATTTGACATGTCCTGCATTAAAGATGTAGCCATTAAGGAACCACTTGTTGATGTTGTTGACCCCAAACAGTTGGTTACAAATTCATGTCTCATCAAG GAAGTGGATATCTACACAGTGAAGGTGGATGACCTAAGCTTTacctctcccttctgcctccaagTGAAGAGAAATGACTACATCCATGCCCTTGTTGCTTATTTCAACATTGAGTTCACACGATGTCATAAGAGGACGGGCTTCTCTACTA GTCCAGAGTCTCCTTACACTCACTGGAAGCAGACTGTCTTCTACATGGAAGACTACTTGACTGTTAAAACTGGGGAGGAGATATTTGGAACAATAGGCATGAAGCCAAATGCCAAGAATAAT CGTGACTTGGATTTTACCATTGACATCGACTTCAAAGGCCAGCTGTGCGAATTGTCATGTTCCACAGACTACAGAATGCGCTGA